AACTTCTGGTTTCACACAGGAGATGCAGGCAGGATGGACAAAGACGGCTATATCTATTTTGTTGACCGCGTAAAGGACTACCTAAGATGTAAGGGTGAGAACATAAGCTCCTTTGAAGTTGAAAAGATAGTCGGCTCACACTCAGATGTAGAAGAGTCAGGAGCAATCGGAGTAAAAGCTGAGAGCGGAAAATATGCCGAAGATGAGCTCATGATTGTAGTTGTACCAAAGAAAGGGAAGACAATTGATCCAATTAAACTCATAAAATATTTAGAGCCCAAAATGCCTTATTTTATGATCCCAAGGTTTATTAGATTTGCCAAGTCGCTCCCAAAAACCGGAACCCTTAGAGTGCAGAAAAATAAGCTTAGAGAAACCGGCATTACTAAAGACACATGGGATATGAAAAAAGCAGGATATAAAGTTAAAAGATAAATTATATATAGTGTAGAATGTTTTTAGTCAGAACATTTACAAGGAGGAGAATATGTGCAGGATATTTCCAGTAATATTTTTGGCGGTATTTATCATAATAGCATCATCTCTAAGCTCCATAGCCGATGACTCAATCGGAGTAGCTGAGTTTCGTAAGCTCTATGACAGCCTCCTATCCGGCAAAACACTAGTTAATGAGACGAGCGTTGACGGATTAGTAATAAAAAAGGAAAAAATATACGGCAGTGCAATAGACACAGGTGATGGGGAGTTTGATGTCCCGGTTACTCAGATAGTCACTTATACCAAAGACGGTGAGCAGCAAGTTCAAGCAAAGGTTAAGATTATTGACCGAGTAAATGATCTCGGCGGTAAAGCTATTATTCAAGAAGAGATAACCAGCCTAAGTGTACTAGAAGCAGGAGATAAAGTTCCCGAAGAGGCGATTGGAACCGAGTTTGGCGGGATATACAGAGTTGGTAAGAATGACCAAGGCGGTTTTGATGTCCACAATTTTTCATTAACCCCATCAGTAGTAATCGAAGACGATAAACTCTCTCTGGCAGGATCGATGATTACATATTCCTGCTCAGCCCAGGATGCTAAAACTGTCTGCGACTATACAGTTAGAGACTTTGAGCTCGGAGAATATGTGCCAAATAAAGGATATAAAATCGGAAATCCAATCGGCGGTGATTTTACCGAGACTTTTACAAGTAAATAACTCTCAGTAAAAACGGAGGCAAAAGTTATGAAAAAAACAATATACATAATCGCACTACTAGCAGTATCCACTTCTTTTGTATTTGCAGATCCGGTCATTGACCCAGAAAGTATTACTAACACGGATAAATACTATAGAGACAACGCAGAGTGCCAAGCGCTGGCCAAAGAGAACAAGGGCGGCGTGGGGAATGTGGCTAAAGATACCGCAATCGGAGCGGGTGTGGGCGCTGGAACAGGAGCTCTTCTTGGCGCCATTGGCGGAAGCGTGGGTAAAGGTCTAGGCATTGGAGCAGTTGTTGGCGGCGTTGCCGGCGGAGGAACAAGCATCTATAAAAATCACAAGACCTATGACGAAATATACAAGAACTGCATGAGGGGCAGAGGGTACAGAGTTTTAAACTAACCTAAAAGGCTGATCTCTAATGCAATTCCTTATTGTAATCCCGGTTCTTTAGATTGGACCGAGGAATACTACAACAATACCAAAACGTTAGAACATGAATCTTTTTCTAATTTCCCAAATCTAATTCTTTATCACTGACCTAACATCTAGCGGACTTTTGAT
The Thermodesulfobacteriota bacterium DNA segment above includes these coding regions:
- a CDS encoding ATP-dependent acyl-CoA ligase; this encodes NFWFHTGDAGRMDKDGYIYFVDRVKDYLRCKGENISSFEVEKIVGSHSDVEESGAIGVKAESGKYAEDELMIVVVPKKGKTIDPIKLIKYLEPKMPYFMIPRFIRFAKSLPKTGTLRVQKNKLRETGITKDTWDMKKAGYKVKR